The following are encoded together in the Bacteroidales bacterium genome:
- a CDS encoding NifB/NifX family molybdenum-iron cluster-binding protein, which translates to MKIAFTTKGTSWDSKMDPRFGRTEYILVFDEISDELIHVDNRDSANDAHGVGPKTAQKLFELKADVLITGNGPGGNAGTVLEKAGMKVYVGAGEMTAKEAYDAYKNNSLIEI; encoded by the coding sequence ATGAAAATTGCATTTACAACAAAAGGAACAAGTTGGGATTCTAAAATGGACCCAAGATTCGGCAGAACCGAATATATTTTAGTATTTGATGAAATTTCTGATGAGTTAATTCATGTGGATAACAGAGATTCTGCAAATGATGCGCACGGTGTGGGGCCAAAAACAGCTCAAAAATTGTTTGAACTAAAAGCCGATGTGCTGATTACCGGTAACGGACCCGGAGGAAATGCCGGAACAGTTTTGGAGAAAGCCGGAATGAAGGTATATGTCGGTGCCGGTGAAATGACAGCAAAAGAAGCATATGATGCTTATAAAAACAATAGTTTAATAGAAATTTAG